Proteins co-encoded in one Sediminispirochaeta bajacaliforniensis DSM 16054 genomic window:
- a CDS encoding dihydrodipicolinate synthase family protein: MRKEIVSGVYPTMVTPFKENLAIDYEALERLINWYSEKGIDGLFSVCQSSAMFELSRRERKQLCRKTVELSGGRFPVMASGHISDSISDQVEELMDMAESGADALVLVSNRLASPDQNDAAWLTSLEKLMAALPDTIPLGLYECPYPYKRILSEEVLIALIATKRFQFIKDTCCNPSLIAKRAALAKGSNVRFFNANAATLLYSLRQGYAGYSGVMANFHPELYRKLCHNWESMGKSAEELQNYIGTASVIECQSYPANAKYALMKEGIFSTEICRRSDARYTVLSDSQRLEVDQFRALSADMCARFLPETERGAQ, from the coding sequence ATGCGAAAAGAAATTGTAAGTGGTGTATATCCTACGATGGTGACACCATTCAAAGAGAATCTTGCCATAGATTATGAGGCACTTGAGCGTCTTATCAACTGGTATAGCGAAAAGGGAATCGACGGTCTGTTTTCCGTATGTCAATCCAGTGCGATGTTTGAATTATCGAGAAGGGAACGGAAGCAGTTGTGCCGAAAAACGGTTGAGCTGTCCGGGGGAAGATTTCCTGTCATGGCCTCGGGCCATATTTCGGATAGCATTTCGGATCAGGTCGAGGAATTGATGGATATGGCAGAATCTGGCGCAGACGCGCTTGTTCTGGTTTCCAATAGGCTTGCATCTCCCGATCAGAATGACGCCGCCTGGCTTACGTCGCTTGAGAAGTTGATGGCGGCCCTTCCCGATACCATTCCCCTCGGCCTCTATGAATGTCCTTATCCCTATAAACGGATTCTCTCCGAGGAGGTCCTTATTGCCTTGATTGCGACGAAACGCTTTCAATTCATTAAAGACACCTGCTGCAACCCCTCCCTTATAGCAAAGCGTGCTGCCTTGGCAAAGGGAAGCAATGTAAGGTTTTTCAACGCAAATGCGGCGACTCTGCTCTATTCACTCCGGCAGGGGTATGCCGGATATAGTGGGGTCATGGCCAACTTCCATCCGGAACTCTACAGGAAGTTATGCCACAACTGGGAGAGCATGGGGAAAAGCGCCGAAGAACTCCAGAACTACATTGGGACCGCTTCGGTCATAGAATGTCAATCCTATCCTGCCAATGCCAAGTATGCACTCATGAAAGAAGGTATTTTCTCAACTGAGATATGTAGGCGCTCTGATGCGCGATACACGGTTTTAAGCGATTCACAACGGCTTGAGGTCGATCAGTTTCGCGCACTTTCGGCGGATATGTGTGCCCGATTCCTGCCGGAGACGGAGAGGGGAGCGCAATAG
- a CDS encoding FadR/GntR family transcriptional regulator produces MKISDEVTRAIEDFIVENNLETGDKLPSQAELSAKLHVGTRSIREAIRSLESRGMVETKQGKGVFVKNNNLDYFLETLMASFVFHLPEQKELFLDLTKTRRIIEVQAIYDVTQNPPPNFISQFTRIVEELDAKAQTGEIDAYNLLDLKLHQSIINATGNKILMSLYRYLRDLLVKCFGKTGYVHGSIETSITDHHKMLEALQKQDAAQAKAVMESHIGLTLSKIEHLSLT; encoded by the coding sequence ATGAAAATTTCTGATGAAGTAACTCGTGCGATTGAAGACTTTATCGTCGAGAACAATCTGGAGACAGGAGATAAATTGCCTTCTCAGGCGGAACTATCGGCAAAATTGCATGTTGGAACACGCTCCATCAGAGAGGCCATACGCTCTCTGGAATCACGCGGGATGGTGGAGACAAAACAGGGTAAAGGTGTTTTTGTTAAAAACAACAATCTCGATTACTTTTTGGAAACCCTGATGGCGTCGTTTGTTTTTCATCTTCCCGAACAGAAAGAATTGTTTCTCGACCTCACAAAAACGCGCAGGATTATTGAAGTCCAGGCAATATACGATGTAACCCAGAATCCTCCGCCGAATTTCATCTCACAATTTACCCGAATTGTGGAAGAACTTGATGCCAAGGCCCAAACAGGGGAGATCGATGCCTATAACCTTCTTGATTTAAAACTTCATCAATCAATCATCAATGCTACCGGCAACAAAATTCTTATGTCGCTGTACAGGTACTTACGCGATCTGCTCGTCAAATGCTTTGGAAAGACCGGCTATGTACACGGGAGCATTGAAACCAGTATTACCGACCACCATAAAATGCTTGAGGCCCTGCAAAAGCAGGATGCGGCACAGGCAAAAGCGGTTATGGAATCGCATATCGGACTCACCCTAAGTAAAATCGAACATCTTTCCTTGACCTGA